The proteins below come from a single Felis catus isolate Fca126 chromosome A1, F.catus_Fca126_mat1.0, whole genome shotgun sequence genomic window:
- the DLEU7 gene encoding LOW QUALITY PROTEIN: leukemia-associated protein 7 (The sequence of the model RefSeq protein was modified relative to this genomic sequence to represent the inferred CDS: inserted 3 bases in 2 codons; substituted 1 base at 1 genomic stop codon) — MHPLKAARFPPTPRQSPGVDVKPALSIWLIFGRTEAALRAALGLHTPIRTERIQRPARVTHCGPGAGAGAGPAPPGRGQEAASGGLGNVTLATPNAPAPLAHCCTCPRSARSRRQGSRLSPAPLVASISHQMVALQTLQLLQQEWGXGGGPSDPGSPRDPDHVSAAPARRIGRPXGRPGLSWGARMGGAGMGGSGARVSSPEAEAVRGAEGGAEXCTLAQMGMRSALARVVASTSELVSVEQTLLGPLLQERSFPNHPKDRVEFRHICSHLALQIQGQQFDRDLDTAHRCLKMIVMKLIQSLANLPSDAHVIACASLRQILQNLPDMWMLKTPELEPQPVLLRGLGT; from the exons ATGCATCCGCTCAAAGCAGCacgcttcccccccaccccccggcaaAGTCCTGGAGTCGATGTAAAACCAGCGCTCAGCATTTGGCTGATTTTCGGGCGCACAGAGGCAGCGCTTCGGGCAGCCTTGGGTCTGCACACGCCCATTCGGACGGAGCGAATTCAGCGGCCAGCCCGGGTCACCCActgcgggccgggggcgggggcgggggcggggccggccccACCCGGGAGAGGCCAGGAGGCCGCGAGCGGCGGATTAGGAAATGTGACCCTGGCGACCCCAAACGCCCCCGCCCCTCTCGCTCACTGCTGCACCTGCCCGCGGAGCGCGCGGAGCCGCCGACAGGGAAGCCGGCTTAGCCCCGCGCCCTTAGTGGCCTCCATCAGCCACCAAATGGTGGCTCTGCAGACTCTGCAGCTGCTGCAGCAGGAGTGGGGCTGAGGGGGCGGTCCGAGCGACCCCGGGAGCCCGCGCGATCCAGACCACGTGTCCGCCGCCCCAGCGCGTCGCATAGGCAGGC TCGGCCGGCCGGGCCTGTCCTGGGGCGCCAGGATGGGGGGGGCAGGAATGGGGGGTTCTGGGGCGCGGGTCAGCTCCCCAGAAGCGGAAGCGGTGCGAGGCGCCGAGGGGGGCGCGGA CTGCACCCTGGCCCAGATGGGCATGCGCAGCGCGCTGGCGCGCGTGGTGGCCTCGACCTCGGAGCTGGTCAGCGTGGAGCAGACGCTGCTGGGCCCCCTCCTGCAGGAGAGGTCCTTCCCCAACCATCCGAAG GATCGTGTTGAGTTTAGACACATCTGCAGTCATTTGGCTCTACAAATTCAAGGACAACAGTTTGACAGAGATCTGGATACTGCCCACCGGTGTTTGAAGATGATAGTCATGAAGCTGATTCAGTCACTTGCTAATCTTCCTTCAGATGCCCACGTGATAGCCTGTGCTTCTTTGAGACAGATCTTACAGAATCTCCCAGACATGTGGATGCTCAAGACACCAGAATTAGAACCACAGCCAGTACTGCTAAGAGGACTGGGTACCTGA